DNA sequence from the Bufo bufo chromosome 3, aBufBuf1.1, whole genome shotgun sequence genome:
tgaatagtATTTGTGTAACAATTATgttaaatttaattttatttttttgtaggttTCTGGCTAGTGGTGAAAGTTTTTCCAGTCTTCATTTTCAATTTCGACTAGGAAAATCTACAATATCTTACATTGTTAAAGATACCTGCCGGGCAATTTGGAATCTTCTGCGTGAAGAATTTCTTCCCCATCCTACTTGCCAACAGTGGATCAGCATAGCCGACAAGTTTTATGAGGTGACACAGTTTCCCAATTGTAttggtgcagtggatgggaagcatGTGAGGCTCTTGAAGCCCCCACGTAGTGGATCCTCGTTTTTTAActataaaaagtatttttctgtgatcCTAATGGCAATTGTTGATGCAAATTACAAATTTGTGGCTGCTGATATTGGAGCTTTTGGACGAACAAATGACTCACGtgtttttaaaaattctaataTGGGAAGAAGGCTGTACTCCGGAAACTTTGGTATACCAGAGCCCAGGCCTTTACCAGGTACTACAAACCCTGCACTTCCATTTGTTCTAGTCGGAGATGAAGctttccaaatgtgtggaaatttACTGAAGCCATATGCCAGCCGTGGTCTAGACTATCGCAAAAGAGTGTTCAATTACAGACTGACTCGAGCAAGAAGAATGGTCGAGTGTGCTTTTGGCATATTGACTGCAAAATGGCAAATATTCACTCGTGCAATACAATTGAAAACAGATACTGTGGATGATGTCATAAAAGCATGTGTTGTGTTGCACAATTATGTACTGACCAAAGAGCCTTTGCCTACGGAGCCACTGTCATTAAATCCACCAGGAGATCACATAGAAACTGGCCCAAGATCAACAGTTGCTGTGAGTCGCATGCGCGATCAATTTGCAGAATATTTTATTTCTTCAGCTAGATCTGTGCTTTGGCACGATGAACATATTTGAACTTATATATTCCTG
Encoded proteins:
- the LOC120993789 gene encoding protein ALP1-like, which codes for MRMSSMKRRRRYWVHPITSCRMTQGVYSTLYQELRKHPVKFTEYLCVSVASFDDLSQRLRRRLRRKDTKFRRSVTPEERLMFTLRFLASGESFSSLHFQFRLGKSTISYIVKDTCRAIWNLLREEFLPHPTCQQWISIADKFYEVTQFPNCIGAVDGKHVRLLKPPRSGSSFFNYKKYFSVILMAIVDANYKFVAADIGAFGRTNDSRVFKNSNMGRRLYSGNFGIPEPRPLPGTTNPALPFVLVGDEAFQMCGNLLKPYASRGLDYRKRVFNYRLTRARRMVECAFGILTAKWQIFTRAIQLKTDTVDDVIKACVVLHNYVLTKEPLPTEPLSLNPPGDHIETGPRSTVAGPICYDYHVSSWLMQADKCTIITHISETSLKLI